CGTAATCAGCCAATAGAAATCCTGTCTTAAAAACAGACCGGCAAAAAACACGCAAGCCCCCAGCGCGCCTAATTGAATAATCATAAACGCCGGCCACTGGAGTCCGCTAATACACCCCATATATTGGGGGCTGCCAGCTTCGTTAGCATGGGTATTGCCGAAATCAAACCAATATCAATTGCCTGTAACCGAGATCAGCTAAGTACAGACCCCAGGAAGGTGACGTATAGAGATGATCTCAAGCAAATAACCCAAAACAAGAACTGTGACGATAAAGCCGACGGACCCCCAAACGCGAACACACGACTATACCGGTGCGGGTCATCCTCCAAGTAAGACAGCGTAACCACCTCAAACTGGCAAGGATGGCATTCCAGAAAAAGCTATAAACGATGGTTACCGTAATCAGCCAATAGAAATCCTGTCTTAAAAACAGACCGGCAAAAAAACACGCAAGCCCCCAGCGCGCCTAATTGAATAATCAATAAACGCCGGCCACTGGAGTCCGCTAATACACCCCATATATTGGGGGCTGCCAGCTTCGTTAGCATGGGTATTGCCGAAATCAAACCAATATCAATTGGCCTGTAACCGAGATCAGCTAAGTACAGACCCCAGTATGGGGACAAAGCGCCCACAACGGCGAAATAGCAAAAGTATACCGCCGACAGGCGCCAGTAGGGCATAACGTCCAGACAGCGGCCTTAATCAGCGCAAGAAGGGATTGTGAAG
Above is a genomic segment from Teredinibacter franksiae containing:
- a CDS encoding MFS transporter, encoding MPYWRLSAVYFCYFAVVGALSPYWGLYLADLGYRPIDIGLISAIPMLTKLAAPNIWGVLADSSGRRLLIIQLGALGACVFFCRSVFKTGFLLADYGNHRL